In Sphaerodactylus townsendi isolate TG3544 linkage group LG13, MPM_Stown_v2.3, whole genome shotgun sequence, one DNA window encodes the following:
- the TRAFD1 gene encoding TRAF-type zinc finger domain-containing protein 1 — protein sequence MVVMAAVAEEESETQLCSNCKKDIPVANFTIHEIHCSRNIGVCSFCQESVPKSEMENHMELEHTQITCKCSMKMERGNLLEHEASACPLRPVACQHCDLELAFHKLQDHMDYCGTRTEECSRCSRNVMLKDLEEHLEDCGKKAEESRVGQPQPCVNSEASLRNIQTIRNILHSDGSPGPPPGVNRLYNCLSGQKLPRNHPRRNVDPLQPDGNQGDGIKRESGRLEKTDNTLAFGGGEPDCHLDYLLALSLQQDNFQQEHSPAKLQRDFWKSICPARTSPTGNSLEANHFSNFSQDFLGSVNSSNNSKGPTLLPCEFCEELYPEEDLILHQTGCSPASALASFSKRSSLPPRPDQDERLTDLWEQLQRNQSSGREACPLQPDSGGSVMIPCEFCGVQLKEEALFHHQDRCDLRPATGRSLSQPRPPAMEDLERTELPDLPKRSVHHQGDVSPRYLEEFQQQSPPQPVRGRHSRGHPVAARRVQLNSPSNKRETEIGPSERGKLNDQGGGGKEERTQRGGQRDRMAELRDPAPVRRSPHNCPPSSYVPSFPVAVPTRPSLRSEGSTRAPGPGQYSRRTAKPWQTEPAYPDEE from the exons ATGGTCGTGATGGCTGCAGTGGCAGAAGAGGAAAGCGAAACCCAGCTGTGCAGCAACTG CAAAAAGGATATTCCTGTGGCAAACTTCACCATCCACGAGATCCACTGCAGCAGGAACATCGGGGTTTGCAGTTTCTGCCAGGAGTCCGTCCCCAagtcagaaatggaaaaccacatgGAACTGGAGCACACTCAG ATCACCTGTAAATGCAGCATGAAAATGGAAAGAGGCAACTTATTGGAACATGAG GCCTCAGCTTGCCCTTTGCGCCCTGTTGCCTGCCAGCACTGTGACCTGGAGCTCGCGTTTCACAAGCTGCAGGACCACATGGACTACTGCGGCACCCGGACGGAGGAGTGCAGCAGATGCAGCCGCAATGTGATGCTGAAAGACCTGGAGGAGCATCTTGAGGACTGTGGGAAGAAGGCCGAAGAAAGCCGAGTCGGCCAGCCGCAGCCCTGCGTGAACTCTGAGGCATCTCTACGAAATATCCAGACGATCAGAAACATCCTCCATTCGGACGGCTCCCCGGGGCCCCCACCCGGGGTGAACAGGCTTTACAACTGTCTTTCTGGCCAGAAGCTGCCCAGGAACCATCCCAGGAGGAATGTAGATCCGTTGCAGCCAGATGGAAACCAGGGGGATGGCATCAAAAGAGAATCGG GTCGCCTGGAGAAGACAGACAACACCTTGGCCTTTGGTGGCGGAGAACCCGACTGCCACTTGGATTACCTCTTGGCTCTCAGTTTGCAGCAGGACAACTTCCAACAGGAACACAGCCCAGCCAAACTCCAGAGGGACTTCTGGAAGAGTATCTGCCCCGCAAGAACTAGCCCCACCGGCAATTCCCTGGAGGCTAATCACTTCAGTAACTTCTCTCAAGACTTCCTGGGGTCTGTGAACTCTTCCAACAACTCAAAAG GGCCGACTTTGCTACCCTGTGAATTCTGTGAGGAGCTGTACCCGGAGGAAGATCTAATCCTTCATCAG ACGGGGTGCAGCCCGGCGAGTGCTTTGGCTTCCTTCAGCAAGAGGAGCTCCCTCCCCCCTCGGCCGGATCAGGATGAGCGTCTGACAGACTTGTGGGAGCAGCTGCAGAGGAATCAGTCCAGCGGCAGGGAAGCGTGCCCCCTGCAGCCTGACTCTGGGGGCAGCGTCATGATCCCCTGCGAGTTCTGCGGAGTCCAGCTGAAAGAAGAGGCCCTCTTCCACCATCAG GACCGTTGTGACCTGCGTCCAGCCACAGGAAGATCCCTGTCACAACCACGGCCTCCAGCCATGGAAGACTTGGAGAGGACGGAGTTGCCGGACCTGCCCAAGAGAAGCGTCCATCATCAAG GGGACGTCTCACCTCGGTACCTGGAGGAGTTCCAGCAGCAGAGTCCTCCCCAGCCTGTACGAGGGAGACACTCTCGGGGTCACCCAGTGGCTGCCAGACGGGTCCAGCTGAATTCTCCCAGTAACAAGAGAGAGACTGAAATTGGCCCTTCGGAGCGAGGGAAGCTCAACGACCAGGGTGGAGGAGGCAAAGAAGAGAGAACGCAGCGTGGGGGCCAAAGGGACAGGATGGCAGAGCTCCGAGACCCTGCGCCAGTGAGGCGTTCCCCTCACAACTGTCCTCCCAGCAGTTACGTGCCAAGCTTCCCTGTTGCGGTTCCAACACGACCCAG TCTGAGAAGTGAAGGCAGCACAAGAGCCCCTGGACCTGGCCAGTACAGCCGCCGTACG GCCAAACCGTGGCAGACTGAACCCGCCTACCCTGACGAAGAATAG
- the DENR gene encoding density-regulated protein translates to MATDTMEPVVLNCKGDQRCNTRADANYPLRVLYCGVCSLPTEYCEYMPDVAKCRQWLEKNFPKEFAKLTVENCPKRESGTGEGQGTAGEEEEKKKQKRGGRGQIKQKKKTVPQKVTIAKIPRAKKKYVTRVCGLATFVTLPQGWRLLKSLHEGWEKWEDSFPPLLPPKSLHETFQILASSMCSEVKGRYWVVL, encoded by the exons ATGGCCACAGACACCATGGAGCCTGTCGTCCTTAACTGCAAAGGAGACCAAAGGTGCAACACCAGGGCAGATGCTAACTACCCCCTGCGAGTTCTGTATTGTGGAG tcTGCTCGTTGCCAACAGAG TATTGTGAATACATGCCTGATGTGGCAAAATGCAGACAGTGGCTAGAGAAGAATTTTCCAAAGGAGTTTGCAAAACTGACTGTAG AGAACTGTCCTAAACGAGAATCCGGGACTGGAGAAGGTCAAGGGACagctggagaagaggaagagaagaaaaagcaaAAGAGAG GTGGAAGAGgtcagataaaacagaaaaagaagaccgTGCCTCAAAAAGTTACGATAGCAAAAATCCCTCGGGCGAAAAAGAAATACGTCACGAGAGTCTGCGGTCTTGCAACATTCGTGACCTTGCCCCAAGGGTGGAGACTCCTCAAGTCTCTGCATGAGGGCTGGGAGAAGTGGGAAGATtcattcccccccctcctcccccccaagtCA TTGCATGAAACTTTTCAGATCTTGGCCTCTTCCATGTGTTCAGAAGTGAAGGGCCGGTACTGGGTAGTACTGTGA